Proteins from one Acropora muricata isolate sample 2 chromosome 9, ASM3666990v1, whole genome shotgun sequence genomic window:
- the LOC136930071 gene encoding tachykinin-like peptides receptor 86C isoform X2 produces the protein MNISNTSIDQGSKLLEERSSSTNKFIITFLYAASIVFGLAGNSIAIYFSVTKKAGNRTTNMLILNMAIADLLVTIFMMPSSLLSLHVGPRWIGGTFGEISCKIVYFSCQVSIPASIAIVMVVSIDRFFAVVYPMKARTFRQKIKMMTLAAWVCSAAYAIPYGISFGILEHDGIYYCSAWFPPLDNITSLQIYYLITFIFFYCTPLLILMVLYTLMSRKLWKRRIPGNVTEERHKSSEQEKRSVISALISITVVFAVFWFPPHVMHYITFFRTMDVYPKIPMEIMKLFYWIGHFNSCVNPCLYVLLSRGYRRYMLQILQRFRFFCSFCGFHRRKTYPLSSGNEPALVVLEPCRLVGFSARS, from the exons ATGAACATTTCTAACACAAGCATAGATCAAG GGAGTAAACTCCTGGAAGAAAGATCAAGTTCAACCAATAAATTCATCATTACCTTCTTGTATGCTGCCTCAATCGTGTTTGGATTGGCCGGGAACAGCATTGCCATTTATTTTTCAGTCACCAAAAAGGCAGGCAACAGAACCACTAATATGTTGATCCTCAACATGGCCATTGCTGACCTACTTGTTACAATATTTATGATGCCATCCAGCCTGCTTTCCTTGCACGTGGGCCCGAGATGGATCGGAGGAactttcggagaaatttctTGTAAAATTGTATACTTTTCCTGTCAAGTGTCCATACCCGCTTCGATAGCTATTGTCATGGTAGTTTCGATCGATCGCTTTTTCGCTGTCGTGTACCCAATGAAAGCGCGAACATTTCGGCAAAAAATCAAGATGATGACTTTGGCAGCATGGGTTTGCTCAGCAGCATACGCTATTCCTTATGGGATCTCTTTTGGGATACTAGAACATGATGGCATTTACTACTGCTCAGCCTGGTTTCCTCCCCTAGATAACATCACTTCTCTCCAGATTTACTATCTGATaacgtttatttttttttactgcacTCCGCTATTAATTCTTATGGTTCTCTACACGCTCATGTCGCGGAAGCTTTGGAAACGAAGGATACCTGGAAACGTCACTGAAGAACGACACAAATCATCAGAACAAGAAAAGCGTAGTGTTATAAGTGCTTTGATATCGATTACAGTTGTGTTTGCAGTTTTCTGGTTTCCACCTCATGTCATGCACTACATTACATTTTTTCGAACAATGGATGTTTACCCTAAAATTCCAATGGAGATTATGAAGTTGTTTTATTGGATTGGCCATTTTAACAGCTGTGTGAATCCGTGTTTGTACGTGCTGCTTAGCCGGGGTTATCGTCGATATATGCTGCAAATCCTCCAACGTTTCAgatttttttgtagtttttgcgGCTTCCATCGACGTAAAACTTATCCGTTGAGTTCTGGAAATGAACCAGCTTTGGTTGTCTTAGAGCCTTGCCGTCTTGTTGGGTTCAGCGCTCGCAGTTAA
- the LOC136928889 gene encoding uncharacterized protein: MSTRTRLEEEAKVLCAISITDIVLFEVQGLLYHNIHRNLHKADNLQLDHHLSLDASSYARRLVVRHAPIQSRPGQGKNIFLRCKAFRRGVSAFEAVKEWYSTVCHLNLNRPFPVDDKGKPFSRIVWRSFQQVGMGRASFPVNNFNCTVVVARYKPYINMQDYMNNMLKGHFVPKGCQYVNNASNDDFILPPQPG, from the exons atgagcaccaggactcgccttgaagaagaggccaaag TTTTATGTGCAATCTCCATTACAGATATAGTTTTATTTGAAGTCCAGGGCTTATTATACCATAATATTCACCGGAACTTGCACAAAGCAGATAATCTTCAGCTTGATCATCACCTCAGTCTTGATGCTTCCAGTTACGCTCGGCGTTTAGTTGTGAGACACGCACCGATTCAAAGTCGACCTGGCcaaggaaaaaatatatttttacgcTGCAAAGCCTTCAGACGTGGAGTGTCGGCCTTTGAGGCCGTGAAAGAGTG GTACTCCACGGTATGTCATTTGAATTTGAATAGACCCTTTCCTGTGGACGATAAGGGCAAGCCATTCAGTAGAATAGTTTGGAGATCTTTCCAGCAAGTCGGGATGGGCAGAGCTTCATTTCCCGTGAACAATTTCAATTGCACCGTTGTAGTTGCAAGATACAAACCTTATATCAATATGCAAGACTACATGAACAATATGTTAAAAGGACATTTTGTGCCAAAAGGGTGTCAGTATGTTAATAATGCATCAAATGATGATTTTATTTTGCCTCCACAACCTGGTTAA
- the LOC136930071 gene encoding tachykinin-like peptides receptor 86C isoform X1, giving the protein MNISNTSTDQGSKLLEERLSSTSKFIITFIYAASIVFALGGNSISIYFAVTKKAGNRITNMLILNMAIADLLVTIFVMPVTLLFFHVGRRWIGGTFGEISCKIVRFSGQVSVPASISIVMVVSIDRFFAVVYPMKARAFRLKIKMVTLAAWFCSAAYAIPYGISFGIQERNGIYYCFRCCPPLNNKTSVQIYYLITFIFFYCTPLLILMVLYTLMSRKLWKRRIPGNVTEERHKSSKQEKRRVIIALISITAVFAVFWFPAHVMHYVTYFRRTDVYPKVPMEIQCLFYWIGHFNSCVNPCLYVLLSRGYRRYMLQILQRLGAFCNFCGFHRSKFHSLSSGNEPALVVLEPCRLVGFTARSERVCARS; this is encoded by the exons ATGAACATTTCTAACACAAGCACAGATCAAG GGAGTAAACTCCTGGAAGAAAGATTAAGCTCAACCAGTAAATTCATCATTACATTCATATATGCTGCCTCAATCGTGTTTGCATTGGGCGGGAATAGCATTTCCATTTATTTTGCAGTCACCAAAAAGGCAGGCAACAGAATCACTAATATGTTGATCCTCAACATGGCCATTGCTGACCTACTCGTGACAATATTTGTGATGCCAGTCACCCTGCTTTTCTTCCACGTGGGCCGGAGATGGATCGGAGGAactttcggagaaatttctTGTAAAATCGTTCGCTTTTCCGGTCAAGTGTCCGTACCCGCTTCGATATCAATTGTTATGGTAGTTTCGATCGATCGCTTTTTCGCTGTCGTGTACCCAATGAAAGCGCGAGCATTTCggctaaaaatcaaaatggtgACTTTGGCCGCATGGTTTTGCTCGGCGGCATACGCTATTCCATATGGGATCTCTTTTGGGATACAAGAAAGAAATGGCATTTACTACTGCTTTCGCTGTTGTCCTCCCCTCAATAACAAGACTTCTGTCCAGATTTACTATCTGATaacgtttatttttttttactgcacTCCTCTATTAATTCTGATGGTTCTCTACACACTCATGTCGCGGAAGCTCTGGAAACGAAGGATACCTGGAAACGTCACCGAAgaaagacacaaatcatcaaaacaagaaaagcGCAGGGTTATAATTGCTTTGATATCAATCACCGCTGTGTTTGCAGTTTTCTGGTTTCCAGCTCATGTTATGCACTATGTTACATACTTTCGAAGAACGGATGTTTACCCTAAAGTTCCAATGGAGATTCAATGTTTGTTTTATTGGATTGGCCATTTTAACAGCTGTGTGAATCCGTGTTTGTACGTGCTGCTTAGCCGGGGTTATCGTCGATATATGCTGCAAATCCTCCAACGTTTAGGAgctttttgtaatttttgcggCTTCCATCGAAGTAAATTTCATTCATTGAGTTCTGGAAATGAACCAGCTTTGGTCGTCTTAGAGCCTTGCCGCCTTGTTGGATTCACCGCCCGCAGTGAAAGAGTCTGTGCACGATCATAA
- the LOC136930071 gene encoding tachykinin-like peptides receptor 86C isoform X3 yields the protein MNISNTSTDQVTKKAGNRITNMLILNMAIADLLVTIFVMPVTLLFFHVGRRWIGGTFGEISCKIVRFSGQVSVPASISIVMVVSIDRFFAVVYPMKARAFRLKIKMVTLAAWFCSAAYAIPYGISFGIQERNGIYYCFRCCPPLNNKTSVQIYYLITFIFFYCTPLLILMVLYTLMSRKLWKRRIPGNVTEERHKSSKQEKRRVIIALISITAVFAVFWFPAHVMHYVTYFRRTDVYPKVPMEIQCLFYWIGHFNSCVNPCLYVLLSRGYRRYMLQILQRLGAFCNFCGFHRSKFHSLSSGNEPALVVLEPCRLVGFTARSERVCARS from the exons ATGAACATTTCTAACACAAGCACAGATCAAG TCACCAAAAAGGCAGGCAACAGAATCACTAATATGTTGATCCTCAACATGGCCATTGCTGACCTACTCGTGACAATATTTGTGATGCCAGTCACCCTGCTTTTCTTCCACGTGGGCCGGAGATGGATCGGAGGAactttcggagaaatttctTGTAAAATCGTTCGCTTTTCCGGTCAAGTGTCCGTACCCGCTTCGATATCAATTGTTATGGTAGTTTCGATCGATCGCTTTTTCGCTGTCGTGTACCCAATGAAAGCGCGAGCATTTCggctaaaaatcaaaatggtgACTTTGGCCGCATGGTTTTGCTCGGCGGCATACGCTATTCCATATGGGATCTCTTTTGGGATACAAGAAAGAAATGGCATTTACTACTGCTTTCGCTGTTGTCCTCCCCTCAATAACAAGACTTCTGTCCAGATTTACTATCTGATaacgtttatttttttttactgcacTCCTCTATTAATTCTGATGGTTCTCTACACACTCATGTCGCGGAAGCTCTGGAAACGAAGGATACCTGGAAACGTCACCGAAgaaagacacaaatcatcaaaacaagaaaagcGCAGGGTTATAATTGCTTTGATATCAATCACCGCTGTGTTTGCAGTTTTCTGGTTTCCAGCTCATGTTATGCACTATGTTACATACTTTCGAAGAACGGATGTTTACCCTAAAGTTCCAATGGAGATTCAATGTTTGTTTTATTGGATTGGCCATTTTAACAGCTGTGTGAATCCGTGTTTGTACGTGCTGCTTAGCCGGGGTTATCGTCGATATATGCTGCAAATCCTCCAACGTTTAGGAgctttttgtaatttttgcggCTTCCATCGAAGTAAATTTCATTCATTGAGTTCTGGAAATGAACCAGCTTTGGTCGTCTTAGAGCCTTGCCGCCTTGTTGGATTCACCGCCCGCAGTGAAAGAGTCTGTGCACGATCATAA